The Chlorocebus sabaeus isolate Y175 chromosome 18, mChlSab1.0.hap1, whole genome shotgun sequence genome window below encodes:
- the ATP5F1A gene encoding ATP synthase subunit alpha, mitochondrial → MLSVRVAAAVVRALPRRAGLVSRNALGSSFIAARNLHASNTHLQKTGTAEMSSILEERILGADTSVDLEETGRVLSIGDGIARVHGLRNVQAEEMVEFSSGLKGMSLNLEPDNVGVVVFGNDKLIKEGDIVKRTGAIVDVPVGEELLGRVVDALGNAIDGKGPIGSKTRRRVGLKAPGIIPRISVREPMQTGIKAVDSLVPIGRGQRELIIGDRQTGKTSIAIDTIINQKRFNDGSDEKKKLYCIYVAIGQKRSTVAQLVKRLTDADAMKYTIVVSATASDAAPLQYLAPYSGCSMGEYFRDNGKHALIIYDDLSKQAVAYRQMSLLLRRPPGREAYPGDVFYLHSRLLERAAKMNDAFGGGSLTALPVIETQAGDVSAYIPTNVISITDGQIFLETELFYKGIRPAINVGLSVSRVGSAAQTRAMKQVAGTMKLELAQYREVAAFAQFGSDLDAATQQLLSRGVRLTELLKQGQYSPMAIEEQVAVIYAGVRGYLDKLEPSKITKFENAFLSHVISQHQALLGTIRADGKISEESDAKLKEIVTKFLAGFEA, encoded by the exons ATGCTGTCCGTACGCGTTGCTGCGGCCGTGGTCCGCGCCCTCCCTCGGCGGGCCGGACTG GTCTCCAGAAATGCTTTGGGCTCATCTTTCATTGCTGCAAGGAACCTCCATGCCTCTAACACTCATCTTCAGAAGACTG GGACTGCTGAGATGTCCTCTATTCTTGAAGAGCGTATTCTTGGAGCTGATACCTCTGTTGATCTTGAAGAAACTGGGCGTGTCTTAAGTATTGGTGATGGTATTGCCCGTGTACATGGGCTGAGGAATGTTCAGGCAGAAGAAATGGTAGAGTTTTCTTCAGGCTTAaag GGTATGTCCTTGAACTTGGAACCTGACAATGTTGGTGTTGTCGTGTTTGGAAATGATAAACTGATTAAGGAAGGAGATATAGTGAAGAGGACAGGAGCCATTGTGGACGTTCCAGTTGGTGAGGAGCTGTTGGGTCGTGTAGTTGATGCTCTTGGTAATGCTATTGATGGAAAG gGTCCAATTGGTTCCAAGACCCGTAGGCGAGTTGGTCTGAAAGCCCCCGGTATCATTCCTCGAATTTCAGTGCGGGAACCAATGCAGACTGGCATTAAGGCTGTGGATAGCTTGGTGCCAATTGGTCGTGGTCAGCGTGAGCTGATTATTGGTGACCGACAGACTGG gaaaacctcAATTGCTATTGACACAATCATTAACCAGAAACGTTTCAATGATGGATCTGATGAAAAGAAGAAGCTGTACTGTATCTATGTTGCTATTGGTCAAAAGAGATCCACTGTTGCCCAGTTGGTGAAGAGACTTACAGATGCAG ATGCCATGAAGTACACCATTGTGGTGTCAGCTACAGCCTCGGATGCTGCCCCACTTCAGTACCTGGCTCCTTACTCTGGCTGTTCCATGGGAGAGTATTTTAGAGACAATGGCAAACATGCTTTGATCATCTATGACGACTTATCCAAACAg GCTGTTGCTTACCGTCAGATGTCTCTGTTGCTGCGCCGTCCCCCTGGTCGTGAGGCCTATCCTGGTGATGTGTTCTACCTACACTCCCGATTGCTGGAGAGAGCAGCCAAAATGAACGATGCTTTTGGTGGTGGCTCCTTGACTGCTTTGCCAGTCATAGAAACACAGGCTGGTGATGTGTCTGCTTACATTCCAACAAATGTCATTTCCATCACTGATGGACAG ATCTTCTTGGAAACAGAATTGTTCTACAAAGGTATCCGCCCTGCCATTAACGTTGGTCTGTCTGTGTCTCGTGTTGGATCTGCTGCCCAAACCAGGGCTATGAAGCAG gTGGCAGGTACCATGAAGCTGGAATTGGCTCAGTATCGTGAGGTTGCTGCTTTTGCCCAGTTTGGTTCTGACCTCGATGCTGCCACTCAACAACTTTTGAGTCGTGGTGTGCGTCTAACTGAGTTGCTGAAGCAAGGACAGTATT CTCCCATGGCTATTGAAGAACAAGTGGCTGTTATCTATGCGGGTGTAAGGGGCTATCTTGATAAACTGGAGCCCAGCAAGATTACAAAGTTTGAGAATGCTTTCTTGTCTCATGTTATCAGCCAGCACCAAGCCCTGTTGGGTACTATCAG GGCTGATGGAAAGATCTCAGAAGAGTCAGATGCAAAGCTGAAAGAGATTGTAACAAAGTTCTTGGCTGGATTTGAAGCTTAA